Proteins encoded within one genomic window of Prochlorococcus marinus str. MIT 9515:
- a CDS encoding GntR family transcriptional regulator yields the protein MRFHIQQEIDIPASIQLYNQICFAIAARYYPPGHRLPSTRQLAMQTGLHRNTISKVYRQLEMDGVVEAIAGSGIYVRDNLKKSDFKKSFNSKNNSNRAPDQEAKKAIDKLIKLGCTLQETRNFLTYEIDWRIKCGSRILVSTPREDIGASMLIAEDLSPKINVPVEVIPMEELEKVLCNSNNGTIVTSRYFLQPLEKLAKKYRVRAIAVDLSDFQKELKIIKELQLGSCVGIVSISPGLLRAAEIIIHSMRGSDIVLMTAISDNSSKLLTLLKSSNYVVCDGPSLSVVENALIKNRSQLMRMPQIICAKNYLSIETINQLKTEIGVIN from the coding sequence GTGAGATTCCATATTCAACAAGAAATTGATATTCCGGCTTCGATACAGTTATACAATCAGATTTGCTTTGCAATTGCAGCCAGATATTATCCTCCTGGACACCGTTTGCCAAGTACTAGACAATTAGCGATGCAAACAGGGCTTCATCGTAATACTATCAGTAAAGTTTACAGACAACTCGAGATGGATGGTGTTGTTGAAGCTATAGCAGGTTCAGGTATTTATGTAAGAGACAACCTTAAAAAAAGTGATTTTAAAAAATCTTTTAATTCAAAAAACAACTCTAATCGAGCTCCTGATCAAGAAGCAAAAAAAGCAATTGATAAATTAATAAAACTTGGGTGCACTCTGCAAGAAACACGAAATTTTTTAACTTACGAAATTGATTGGCGTATAAAATGTGGGTCAAGAATATTAGTAAGTACTCCAAGGGAAGATATAGGTGCCTCCATGTTAATTGCAGAAGACCTCTCTCCAAAAATCAATGTCCCAGTTGAAGTTATTCCCATGGAGGAATTAGAAAAAGTTCTTTGCAACTCAAATAATGGAACAATTGTTACAAGTAGATATTTTTTGCAGCCTTTAGAAAAACTAGCAAAAAAATATAGAGTAAGAGCCATAGCAGTTGATTTGAGCGACTTTCAGAAAGAATTAAAGATAATAAAAGAATTACAACTTGGTAGTTGTGTTGGCATTGTGAGCATTAGTCCTGGACTATTAAGAGCAGCAGAAATTATCATACACAGTATGAGAGGAAGTGACATAGTACTTATGACAGCTATTTCGGATAACAGCAGTAAATTACTTACTCTTTTAAAATCTTCAAATTATGTAGTCTGCGACGGACCTAGTTTATCGGTTGTTGAAAATGCTCTTATCAAAAACCGTTCCCAACTAATGAGAATGCCACAAATTATATGTGCAAAAAATTACTTAAGTATCGAAACAATAAATCAATTAAAAACAGAAATAGGAGTGATTAATTAA
- a CDS encoding GNAT family N-acetyltransferase: protein MNKVFLIKHSKGALGLRLFGLGPNLKPTNGLFKLKQFLHRNTFWAKDRTINDLKKCLANSDIIISIWSNNQPVGFGRALSDGIYRGVLWDIVIDQNHQGKGYGKMIVKNILESKQIKHTKKIYLMTTSKKLFYSQLDFKEVNSQTLLVREI, encoded by the coding sequence ATGAACAAAGTATTTTTAATTAAGCATTCTAAAGGAGCTCTTGGATTGAGATTGTTTGGATTAGGTCCAAATCTTAAGCCCACCAACGGATTATTTAAACTAAAGCAATTTTTACATCGTAATACATTTTGGGCTAAGGATAGAACAATTAATGACCTGAAGAAATGTCTTGCTAACAGCGATATCATTATTAGTATATGGTCTAATAATCAACCAGTTGGCTTTGGGAGAGCCTTATCAGATGGTATCTACAGAGGTGTTTTATGGGATATAGTAATCGATCAAAATCATCAAGGAAAAGGCTACGGAAAAATGATTGTGAAAAATATTTTAGAGTCAAAACAAATTAAACATACAAAGAAAATTTATTTAATGACTACGAGCAAAAAATTATTCTATTCTCAACTTGATTTTAAAGAAGTTAACTCTCAAACTCTTTTAGTACGCGAAATATAA
- the secA gene encoding preprotein translocase subunit SecA, producing MLKLLLGDPNTRKLKRYQPIVEEINLLEEEVSILTDDELRNETHNLKSKVSLEINIKRQNEKLEEILPKAFAIVREASKRVLEMRHFDVQLIGGMVLHEGQIAEMKTGEGKTLVATLPCYLNALTGKGVHVVTVNDYLARRDAEWMGQVHRFLGLSVGLIQQDMSPAERKKNYACDITYATNSELGFDYLRDNMATEIEEVVQRKFNYCVIDEVDSILIDEARTPLIISGQIERPQEKYQKAAELALSLIKAKELSKDGIDPEGDYEVDEKQRSCILTDQGFAKCEESLKVNDLYDPQDPWAHYITNALKAKELFVKDVNYIIKKDEAVIVDEFTGRVMPGRRWSDGQHQAIEAKEGLKIQPETQTLASITYQNFFLLYPGLAGMTGTAKTEEVEFEKTYKLESTVVPTNQVRKRQDWADQVFKTEIGKWKAVANETAEIHRNGRPVLVGTTSVEKSELLSSLLFEQQIPHNLLNAKPENVEREAEIVAQAGRSGAVTIATNMAGRGTDIILGGNSDYMARLKLKETLMPLLVKPDNEHKPPIPQQRSSKAGGGFASKSESISNKNSKSSGASLFPCQLGEDTTRKLSLLSNELVKSWGERTLTILELDDRIATAAEKAPTEDKLIQSLRDALSDVKNEYEKVLVHEEENVRKAGGLHVIGTERHESRRVDNQLRGRAGRQGDLGSTRFFLSLEDNLLRIFGGDRVANLMNAFRVDEDMPIESGMLTRSLESAQKKVETYYYDIRKQVFEYDEVMNNQRKAVYNERLRVLKGSDLKKQVLGYGDRTMEEIVEAYINPDLPPEEWDIEQLISKVKEFIYLLNNLKSTDVSVLSVEELKNYLQEQLRIAYDLKEAQIEQFRPGLMREAERFFILQQIDNLWREHLQSMDSLRESVGLRGYGQKDPLIEYKNEGYDMFLEMMTNMRRNVIYSMFMFQPQSEKETKS from the coding sequence ATGCTAAAACTTTTGTTGGGAGATCCAAATACACGAAAGTTAAAGCGATATCAACCAATAGTTGAAGAAATAAATTTATTAGAAGAAGAAGTATCAATACTTACTGATGACGAATTAAGAAATGAGACTCATAATCTTAAATCAAAAGTTTCATTAGAAATAAATATCAAAAGACAAAATGAAAAATTAGAAGAAATATTACCAAAAGCTTTTGCGATTGTTAGAGAAGCAAGTAAAAGAGTTTTAGAAATGCGTCATTTTGATGTCCAATTAATTGGTGGAATGGTTCTTCATGAGGGGCAAATTGCTGAGATGAAAACCGGTGAAGGTAAAACTCTTGTTGCCACTCTGCCTTGTTATCTAAATGCTTTAACTGGTAAAGGTGTACATGTGGTGACAGTTAATGATTACTTGGCTCGAAGAGACGCAGAGTGGATGGGACAAGTGCATCGTTTTTTAGGATTATCTGTAGGTTTAATTCAGCAAGACATGAGTCCTGCTGAAAGAAAAAAAAATTACGCATGTGATATAACCTATGCCACCAATTCTGAATTAGGCTTTGATTATTTGAGAGATAATATGGCTACTGAGATTGAAGAAGTAGTTCAAAGAAAATTTAATTATTGCGTGATAGATGAGGTTGATTCAATTTTAATTGATGAAGCTAGAACTCCTCTGATTATTTCTGGTCAAATTGAAAGACCTCAAGAAAAATATCAAAAAGCTGCAGAATTAGCTTTATCTCTAATTAAGGCAAAAGAGTTGAGTAAAGATGGTATTGATCCTGAGGGTGATTATGAAGTTGATGAAAAACAACGTAGTTGTATATTGACTGATCAAGGATTTGCTAAATGTGAGGAGTCACTCAAGGTTAATGATTTATATGATCCTCAAGATCCATGGGCGCATTATATTACTAATGCTTTAAAGGCTAAAGAATTATTTGTGAAGGATGTAAACTATATCATTAAGAAAGACGAAGCAGTAATAGTTGATGAATTTACAGGAAGGGTTATGCCGGGAAGGAGATGGAGTGATGGCCAACATCAAGCAATCGAAGCAAAAGAAGGTCTCAAAATTCAGCCTGAGACTCAGACATTAGCATCAATAACTTATCAGAATTTTTTCCTGCTGTATCCAGGTTTAGCTGGTATGACAGGGACTGCTAAGACTGAAGAAGTGGAATTTGAAAAAACTTATAAGTTAGAGTCAACAGTTGTTCCAACTAATCAGGTTAGGAAGAGACAAGACTGGGCTGATCAAGTCTTTAAAACAGAAATAGGAAAATGGAAAGCAGTCGCTAATGAAACAGCAGAAATACATAGGAATGGCAGACCTGTTTTAGTGGGTACAACAAGTGTCGAGAAAAGTGAGTTATTAAGTTCGCTTTTATTTGAACAGCAAATCCCTCATAATTTACTAAATGCGAAGCCAGAAAATGTTGAACGTGAGGCAGAAATCGTAGCTCAGGCAGGAAGATCAGGCGCTGTAACCATTGCTACAAATATGGCTGGAAGAGGTACTGATATTATTCTTGGTGGTAATAGTGATTATATGGCAAGGTTAAAATTAAAAGAAACTTTAATGCCATTACTTGTTAAACCAGATAATGAGCATAAGCCACCGATACCCCAACAAAGAAGTTCAAAAGCTGGTGGAGGTTTTGCTTCAAAGAGTGAGTCAATTTCAAATAAGAATAGTAAAAGTAGCGGAGCCAGTCTTTTCCCATGTCAGTTAGGAGAAGATACGACAAGAAAATTATCTTTATTATCTAATGAACTTGTTAAGAGTTGGGGAGAGAGAACTTTAACTATTTTGGAATTAGACGATAGAATTGCTACTGCTGCTGAAAAGGCACCTACTGAGGATAAACTCATACAATCTCTTAGAGATGCTTTGTCAGATGTAAAAAATGAATATGAAAAGGTATTAGTTCATGAAGAGGAAAATGTAAGAAAAGCTGGAGGTCTTCATGTTATTGGAACTGAAAGACACGAATCAAGAAGAGTTGATAATCAACTTAGAGGAAGAGCAGGGAGACAAGGAGATCTAGGAAGTACTAGATTCTTTTTATCCTTGGAAGATAATTTATTAAGGATATTTGGGGGTGACAGGGTAGCAAATTTAATGAATGCTTTTAGGGTAGATGAAGATATGCCTATTGAGTCAGGAATGCTTACTAGATCTTTAGAAAGTGCTCAAAAGAAGGTTGAAACTTATTATTATGATATTAGAAAACAAGTGTTTGAATATGATGAGGTAATGAATAACCAAAGAAAAGCAGTTTATAATGAGAGATTACGAGTTTTAAAAGGTAGTGATTTGAAGAAACAAGTTTTAGGATATGGAGATAGAACAATGGAAGAAATTGTAGAAGCTTATATAAATCCTGATTTACCTCCAGAAGAATGGGATATTGAGCAATTGATTTCTAAAGTAAAAGAATTTATTTATTTATTAAATAATCTCAAATCAACTGATGTTAGTGTTCTATCAGTTGAAGAATTAAAAAATTATCTTCAAGAGCAATTACGTATCGCATACGATTTGAAGGAAGCTCAAATAGAGCAATTTCGTCCAGGTTTAATGAGAGAAGCTGAGAGGTTTTTTATTCTTCAACAAATTGATAATTTATGGAGAGAACATCTTCAATCGATGGATTCTTTAAGAGAATCTGTAGGATTAAGAGGTTATGGTCAGAAGGATCCTTTAATTGAATATAAAAATGAAGGTTATGATATGTTTCTTGAAATGATGACAAATATGAGAAGGAATGTTATTTATTCAATGTTTATGTTTCAACCGCAAAGTGAAAAAGAAACTAAGAGTTGA
- a CDS encoding FluC/FEX family fluoride channel, with protein MDKFAFIHILAGSTFGLILRLFIKYNFKINQGTYYNNTLIVNVLSSLFLGICVALSPTNNNFLLLFSVGFLGCLSTFSSFIYQLFNLIQKRKYLNLIFYYIEVFVLSFLFFSLGYFIILILKN; from the coding sequence TTGGATAAATTTGCATTTATTCATATTTTAGCGGGGAGTACTTTCGGATTAATATTAAGGTTATTCATCAAATATAATTTTAAAATAAATCAAGGAACTTACTATAATAATACTCTAATAGTGAATGTTTTATCCTCGTTATTTTTGGGTATTTGCGTAGCATTAAGTCCAACTAATAATAATTTTTTATTATTATTTTCTGTTGGTTTTTTAGGTTGTTTAAGTACTTTTTCATCTTTTATATACCAATTATTTAATTTAATTCAAAAAAGAAAATATTTAAATTTAATCTTTTATTATATTGAAGTTTTTGTTTTATCATTTTTATTTTTTTCTTTAGGATATTTTATAATCTTAATTCTTAAAAATTGA
- the gyrB gene encoding DNA topoisomerase (ATP-hydrolyzing) subunit B, with protein MSEEKRSNKISNDYGAEQIQVLEGLEPVRKRPGMYIGSTGPRGLHHLVYEVVDNSVDEALAGHCDQIEIVLKDDGSASISDNGRGIPTDIHPRTGKSALETVLTVLHAGGKFGSGGYKVSGGLHGVGISVVNALSEWVNVTVFREGSEFTQRFERGITKGELKTQKQQNKSLRKGTIICFKPDTTIFTDGIEFDYALLSSRLRELAYLNGGVKIIFIDERQKLPDGSFKEEIYLYDGGIKEYVQYINKEKESIHSEIIYVDSQKDNVYVEAALQWCSDVYSDNILGFANNIRTIDGGTHIEGLKTVLTRTFNAIAKKRGKRKEVDKNLSGENIREGLTVVLSVKVPDPEFEGQTKTKLGNTEVRGIVDSLIGESLTKYMEFNPNVFDLILEKAIQSFNAAEAAKRARDLVRRKSVLESSTLPGKLADCSSRDPSGSEIYIVEGDSAGGSAKQGRDRKFQAILPLRGKILNIEKTDDTKIYKNTEIQSLITALGLGIKGEEFDVNSLRYHRVVIMTDADVDGAHIRTLLLTFFYRYQRELVEKGFIYIACPPLYKVERGKNHKYCYNEGQLKKTIEDFGEKANYNIQRFKGLGEMMPKQLWDTTMNPETRMMKKVEIEDALEADRIFNILMGDKVAPRREFIETHSANLDIATLDI; from the coding sequence ATGAGTGAGGAAAAAAGATCTAATAAAATCTCTAATGATTATGGTGCTGAACAGATACAGGTCTTAGAGGGGTTAGAACCTGTTCGTAAAAGACCAGGTATGTACATAGGTTCGACCGGTCCAAGGGGGTTGCATCATTTAGTATATGAAGTAGTAGATAATTCAGTAGATGAAGCACTAGCTGGGCATTGTGATCAAATTGAAATAGTTCTCAAAGATGATGGATCAGCTTCCATTTCTGATAATGGAAGGGGTATCCCTACCGATATACATCCAAGAACTGGAAAGAGCGCTCTAGAAACTGTGCTTACTGTTCTTCATGCAGGGGGTAAATTTGGCAGTGGTGGATATAAAGTTTCCGGTGGTTTACATGGTGTTGGTATTTCTGTGGTTAATGCTTTAAGTGAGTGGGTTAATGTTACTGTCTTTAGAGAAGGAAGTGAGTTTACTCAAAGATTCGAGAGAGGTATAACAAAAGGGGAATTAAAAACTCAGAAGCAGCAGAATAAATCTTTAAGAAAAGGTACGATAATTTGTTTTAAGCCAGATACAACTATTTTTACTGATGGGATTGAATTTGATTATGCTCTTTTATCTTCAAGATTACGAGAATTAGCTTATCTTAACGGCGGCGTCAAAATTATATTTATAGATGAGAGACAAAAATTACCAGATGGTTCTTTCAAAGAAGAAATTTACTTATATGATGGTGGCATTAAAGAGTATGTTCAATATATCAATAAAGAAAAGGAATCGATTCATTCAGAGATTATTTATGTTGACTCTCAAAAAGATAATGTTTATGTAGAGGCAGCTCTTCAATGGTGTTCAGATGTATATTCAGATAACATTTTAGGATTTGCAAATAATATCAGAACTATTGACGGAGGCACACATATAGAAGGTTTAAAAACAGTATTGACAAGAACCTTTAATGCCATTGCTAAAAAAAGAGGTAAACGAAAGGAAGTTGACAAAAATTTATCAGGAGAAAATATCAGAGAAGGGTTGACTGTCGTGTTATCTGTAAAAGTTCCAGATCCAGAATTTGAAGGACAAACTAAGACAAAATTGGGAAACACTGAAGTAAGAGGAATAGTGGATTCGCTCATAGGCGAATCACTAACAAAATATATGGAATTCAATCCTAATGTTTTCGATTTGATTTTAGAAAAAGCAATTCAATCTTTTAATGCAGCAGAGGCAGCGAAACGAGCAAGGGATTTAGTAAGGAGAAAAAGTGTTCTTGAGAGCTCTACTTTGCCTGGTAAATTGGCAGATTGTAGCTCAAGAGATCCTTCAGGCTCAGAGATTTATATAGTTGAGGGTGATTCTGCTGGAGGTTCAGCTAAACAAGGAAGAGATAGAAAATTCCAAGCAATTTTGCCTTTGAGAGGCAAAATATTAAATATTGAAAAAACTGATGATACTAAAATATATAAAAATACAGAAATTCAATCACTAATAACTGCTTTGGGCCTTGGCATTAAGGGTGAAGAGTTTGATGTAAATTCTCTAAGATATCATCGTGTTGTGATAATGACTGATGCTGATGTCGACGGAGCTCATATAAGAACACTTCTACTAACGTTTTTTTATAGATATCAAAGAGAACTGGTTGAAAAAGGTTTCATATATATTGCCTGTCCGCCATTATATAAAGTGGAAAGGGGTAAAAATCATAAATATTGTTATAACGAAGGTCAATTGAAAAAAACCATTGAAGACTTTGGAGAAAAAGCTAACTACAATATCCAAAGATTTAAAGGATTAGGTGAGATGATGCCAAAACAATTATGGGATACAACCATGAATCCTGAGACAAGAATGATGAAAAAAGTAGAAATAGAAGATGCTTTAGAAGCAGATCGAATATTTAATATTCTAATGGGAGATAAAGTAGCACCAAGAAGAGAATTTATAGAAACTCATAGTGCCAATCTAGATATAGCAACATTAGATATATGA
- a CDS encoding CrcB family protein, whose translation MNKIFFFKILLFAYLASFLRFFLNNNLLVGVIGSFVYGFVISRRVSKLKKEILLTGFCSCFTSFSGFVLFLYEISIQGYFLKLFFYLNIIIVLNLIIMYAGFLLGRKVT comes from the coding sequence TTGAACAAAATCTTTTTTTTTAAAATACTATTATTTGCATACCTAGCTTCATTTTTAAGGTTCTTTTTAAATAATAATTTACTAGTAGGAGTTATCGGTTCTTTTGTATATGGCTTTGTGATTTCAAGAAGAGTTAGTAAGTTAAAAAAAGAAATTTTATTAACAGGTTTTTGTTCTTGTTTTACTTCGTTTAGTGGTTTCGTACTTTTTTTATATGAGATTTCTATTCAAGGTTACTTTCTAAAATTATTTTTTTATTTAAATATAATAATAGTACTGAATTTAATAATAATGTACGCAGGTTTTTTACTAGGTAGAAAAGTGACTTAA
- a CDS encoding nuclear transport factor 2 family protein, whose amino-acid sequence MTKTISIEELKALFNKPYGQDAPSKQKWAEFYNDDITFIDPTQETRGLDAYIAAQEKLIKRCDDIFLETHAISINEDCGFIEWTMGLKIMGKEFIYPGITRLIFSKNGLIKEHRDYFDFCGPTFGPLPVLGPFIRWLYSKFIS is encoded by the coding sequence ATGACAAAAACTATTTCTATAGAGGAATTAAAAGCATTATTTAATAAGCCTTATGGGCAAGATGCTCCTTCTAAACAAAAATGGGCAGAATTCTATAACGATGATATTACCTTCATTGACCCTACTCAGGAAACAAGAGGATTAGATGCATATATTGCGGCTCAAGAAAAGTTAATTAAAAGATGTGATGATATTTTTTTAGAAACTCATGCAATTTCAATCAATGAGGATTGTGGATTCATAGAGTGGACTATGGGTTTAAAGATAATGGGTAAAGAATTTATTTATCCGGGCATTACACGTTTAATATTTTCAAAAAATGGATTAATAAAAGAACATAGAGATTATTTTGATTTTTGTGGTCCTACATTTGGCCCACTACCTGTTTTAGGCCCATTCATAAGATGGCTTTATTCAAAATTTATATCTTAA
- the infC gene encoding translation initiation factor IF-3 codes for MPPRPRFDRRAPVRELPNINERIKYPQLRVVDSDGKQLGVIDRIKALEIANQRELDLVLVSEKANPPVCRIMDYGKYKFEQEKKAKEARKKSHQTEVKEVKMRYKIDKHDYDVRIGQAVRFLKAGDKVKCTVIFRGREIQHSNLAETLLLRMANDLEEQSEVQQRPKREGRNMIMFLSPRKTPLIKKEEDAKENN; via the coding sequence ATGCCACCACGTCCACGCTTTGATCGCCGAGCTCCCGTTAGAGAGCTCCCAAATATTAACGAAAGAATAAAATACCCTCAATTAAGAGTTGTTGATTCAGATGGAAAACAATTAGGAGTAATAGATAGAATCAAAGCATTAGAAATTGCTAATCAGAGAGAGCTAGACCTAGTTTTAGTCAGCGAAAAAGCTAATCCACCTGTTTGTAGGATTATGGATTACGGAAAATATAAATTTGAGCAAGAAAAGAAAGCAAAAGAAGCAAGAAAAAAATCTCACCAAACTGAAGTTAAAGAAGTAAAAATGAGATATAAGATTGATAAGCATGACTATGACGTAAGAATAGGGCAAGCTGTTAGATTTTTAAAAGCAGGCGATAAAGTCAAATGTACTGTAATTTTTAGAGGCAGAGAAATTCAACACTCAAATTTAGCCGAAACACTTCTTTTAAGAATGGCTAATGATTTAGAAGAGCAATCAGAGGTTCAACAAAGGCCAAAAAGAGAAGGTAGAAACATGATTATGTTTTTAAGTCCCCGAAAAACACCTTTAATTAAAAAAGAAGAAGATGCAAAAGAAAATAATTAA
- the miaA gene encoding tRNA (adenosine(37)-N6)-dimethylallyltransferase MiaA: MLPSKPLVIVLIGPTASGKTELAIDIAKYFNIHIHNVDSRQIYRFMDIGTAKPTKVQQRAIKHFLIDVEDPSVKVNAKQFQEIATKSINRELNQKKTPFLVGGSGLYMNSIIKGFFAPDVPPQSFLRSQFEKLGQEKCWELLKVCDPELTKTINYADQIRTIRGLEVFYVTGKRMSSQRFQNPPPWRILELGINRVDLKERIFKRTKNMFEFGIIEETKNIINQYGSTLPLLETIGYKEAKNVIKENLTIEEAIELTTTKTIQFAKRQKTWFRNKNNAIWLNNKNLLKDAIIKIEYALG; the protein is encoded by the coding sequence ATGCTTCCTTCAAAACCACTAGTAATAGTTTTAATCGGGCCGACAGCAAGTGGCAAAACTGAGCTAGCAATAGATATCGCTAAATATTTTAATATCCATATACACAATGTAGATTCTAGACAAATTTATAGATTTATGGACATCGGCACAGCTAAACCAACGAAAGTTCAACAAAGAGCTATAAAGCATTTTTTAATAGATGTTGAAGATCCCTCAGTAAAAGTAAATGCAAAGCAATTTCAAGAAATTGCCACAAAATCAATAAATCGAGAATTAAATCAGAAAAAAACACCCTTTCTAGTTGGTGGTAGCGGATTATATATGAATTCAATAATAAAGGGATTTTTTGCACCAGATGTTCCTCCTCAAAGTTTTCTGAGGTCCCAATTCGAAAAATTAGGTCAAGAAAAATGTTGGGAACTTCTAAAAGTTTGTGACCCTGAATTAACAAAAACAATTAATTATGCCGATCAAATAAGAACCATAAGAGGTTTAGAAGTCTTTTATGTAACTGGTAAAAGAATGTCATCTCAAAGATTCCAAAACCCTCCTCCATGGAGAATCTTAGAATTGGGTATAAATAGAGTAGATTTAAAGGAAAGAATTTTCAAAAGAACAAAAAACATGTTTGAATTTGGAATTATAGAGGAGACCAAAAATATCATTAATCAATATGGATCGACTTTGCCTTTACTAGAAACGATTGGATATAAAGAGGCAAAAAATGTAATCAAAGAAAATTTAACAATTGAAGAAGCTATTGAATTAACAACAACTAAAACAATCCAATTTGCTAAAAGACAAAAAACATGGTTCCGTAATAAGAACAATGCAATATGGCTTAACAACAAAAACCTACTAAAAGATGCAATAATTAAGATAGAGTATGCTTTAGGTTAA
- the cysE gene encoding serine O-acetyltransferase, whose protein sequence is MLRNFRSDIEIIRERDPAARGILEIFLCYPGFQSIVMHRLTHKLWLLKVPLIPRILSHLNRLFTGIEIHPGAKIGKKVFIDHGMGVVIGETAEIGNNCLLYQGVTLGGTGKSHGKRHPTLMENVVVGAGAKVLGSIIVGPNTRIGAGSVVVRNVEENSTVVGIPGRVVHQSGVKVNPLAHSALPDAEASVIKNLMDRIDQLENQVLRLNKTLRTLVKTESMDITKIGDAQNIKDKEIIEFLGDN, encoded by the coding sequence ATGTTGAGAAATTTTAGATCGGACATTGAAATAATAAGAGAAAGAGATCCAGCAGCAAGAGGTATTTTAGAGATTTTCCTTTGCTATCCTGGTTTCCAATCAATTGTAATGCATAGATTAACTCATAAATTATGGCTATTAAAAGTACCTTTAATTCCTAGAATATTAAGTCACTTGAATAGATTATTTACTGGAATAGAAATACATCCAGGTGCAAAAATAGGGAAAAAAGTTTTTATAGATCATGGGATGGGAGTTGTGATTGGTGAAACAGCTGAAATTGGCAACAATTGCTTACTTTATCAAGGAGTTACTTTAGGGGGCACTGGCAAAAGTCATGGGAAAAGACACCCAACTTTAATGGAAAATGTAGTAGTAGGAGCAGGAGCAAAAGTCCTCGGTTCAATAATAGTTGGGCCTAATACTCGCATTGGGGCAGGTTCTGTTGTTGTTCGTAATGTAGAAGAAAATAGTACTGTTGTTGGCATCCCTGGAAGAGTAGTTCATCAAAGTGGTGTCAAAGTTAATCCACTAGCACACTCTGCGTTACCAGATGCTGAAGCCAGTGTCATTAAAAACTTAATGGATAGAATTGATCAACTCGAGAATCAAGTTCTTAGATTAAATAAAACCTTAAGAACTTTAGTGAAAACAGAATCTATGGATATTACAAAAATCGGTGATGCACAAAATATAAAAGACAAAGAAATAATAGAATTCTTAGGAGATAATTAA